Proteins co-encoded in one Candidatus Thiodictyon syntrophicum genomic window:
- the murJ gene encoding murein biosynthesis integral membrane protein MurJ, with protein sequence MSSLAASIAKVGSLTFVSRLLGFLRDLVIARVFGADAGTDAFFVAFKIPNLMRRLFAEGAFSMAFVPLLNEYRQRRGLPEVKGFVDAMAGALGAVLVVVTLVGILAAPLLVLLFAPGFADEPGQRELTVAMLRLTFPYVLFISLTALAGGILNTYERFGVPAFTPVLLNLSLIGAALWLAPRMGEPIVALAWGVLIAGAAQFAFQLPFLARLGLLPRPRLDLRDPGVRRTVRLMGPALFGASVGQLNLLLNTILASFLVSGSISWLYYSDRLMEFPMGLLGVALGTVILPRLSQRHAAEDPAAFSDTLDWGLRWLLLLGVPAALGLLVLAGPIIATLFYAGEPTGAVGAGFSAQDARMTAQSLMAFAPGLIGFIGVKVLAPGFYARQEMMAPVRIALIAMAVNVVASLLLMAPLGHTGLALATSLSGLANAALLLRALRRAGIYRPRPGWAPLLAKGLGANLLMGLVLSLGPGQLDDWLAMGGGARALELCLWLLGGGGVYAATLFASGIRPRHLLQV encoded by the coding sequence GTGTCTTCCCTCGCCGCATCCATCGCCAAGGTGGGCAGTCTGACCTTCGTCTCGCGCCTGCTGGGGTTCCTGCGCGACCTGGTGATCGCCCGCGTGTTCGGGGCGGACGCGGGCACCGACGCCTTCTTCGTCGCCTTCAAGATCCCCAACCTGATGCGCCGGCTGTTCGCGGAGGGGGCCTTTTCCATGGCCTTCGTGCCGCTGCTCAACGAGTATCGGCAGCGGCGCGGGCTGCCGGAGGTCAAGGGCTTCGTCGACGCCATGGCGGGCGCCCTGGGGGCGGTCCTGGTGGTGGTGACCCTGGTCGGCATCCTGGCCGCCCCGCTGCTGGTGCTGCTCTTCGCCCCCGGGTTCGCGGATGAGCCGGGGCAGCGGGAGCTGACCGTGGCGATGCTGCGGCTCACCTTCCCCTATGTGCTCTTCATCTCGCTGACCGCCTTGGCCGGCGGCATCCTCAACACCTATGAGCGCTTCGGGGTCCCGGCCTTCACCCCGGTCCTGCTCAACCTCAGCCTGATCGGCGCGGCCCTGTGGCTCGCACCGCGGATGGGCGAGCCGATCGTTGCCCTGGCCTGGGGGGTGCTGATCGCGGGGGCGGCGCAGTTCGCCTTCCAACTGCCCTTCCTGGCGCGCCTGGGGCTGCTGCCGCGCCCGCGGCTGGACCTGCGCGACCCCGGGGTGCGGCGCACCGTGCGGCTCATGGGGCCGGCCCTGTTCGGGGCCTCCGTGGGCCAGCTCAACCTGCTGCTCAACACCATCCTCGCCTCCTTCCTGGTCAGCGGGAGCATCTCCTGGCTCTATTACTCGGACCGGCTGATGGAGTTCCCCATGGGCCTCCTGGGCGTCGCCCTGGGCACCGTGATCCTGCCCCGGCTCTCGCAGCGCCACGCGGCCGAGGACCCGGCCGCCTTCTCCGACACCCTGGACTGGGGCCTGCGCTGGCTCCTGTTGCTCGGGGTCCCGGCCGCGCTGGGGCTCCTGGTGCTGGCCGGTCCGATCATCGCCACGCTCTTTTACGCGGGCGAGCCCACGGGCGCGGTGGGTGCGGGCTTCAGTGCCCAGGACGCGCGCATGACCGCCCAGAGCCTGATGGCCTTTGCCCCGGGCCTGATCGGCTTCATCGGCGTCAAGGTGCTGGCCCCCGGCTTCTATGCCCGCCAGGAGATGATGGCCCCGGTGCGGATCGCCCTCATCGCCATGGCCGTCAATGTCGTCGCAAGCCTTCTACTCATGGCGCCCCTGGGGCACACGGGGCTGGCGCTCGCGACCAGCCTCTCGGGGCTCGCCAACGCCGCGCTCCTGCTGCGCGCACTGAGGCGCGCGGGCATCTACCGCCCCCGGCCGGGATGGGCGCCGCTGCTCGCCAAGGGCCTGGGCGCCAACCTGCTGATGGGCCTGGTCCTATCCCTGGGCCCCGGGCAGCTCGACGACTGGCTTGCCATGGGCGGCGGGGCGCGGGCCCTGGAACTGTGCCTGTGGCTGCTCGGCGGCGGCGGCGTCTACGCCGCGACCCTGTTCGCCAGCGGCATCCGGCCGCGGCACCTGCTCCAGGTCTGA
- a CDS encoding polysaccharide biosynthesis C-terminal domain-containing protein, translating into MAPLGHTGLALATSLSGLANAALLLRALRRAGIYRPRPGWAPLLAKGLGANLLMGLVLSLGAGPLDDWLAMGGGARALELCLWLLVGGGVYAAILLLGGIRPRHLLQV; encoded by the coding sequence ATGGCGCCCCTGGGGCACACGGGGCTGGCGCTCGCGACCAGCCTCTCGGGGCTCGCCAACGCCGCGCTCCTGCTGCGCGCACTGAGGCGCGCGGGCATCTACCGCCCCCGGCCGGGGTGGGCGCCGCTGCTCGCTAAGGGCCTGGGCGCCAACCTGCTGATGGGCCTGGTCCTATCCCTGGGCGCCGGGCCGCTCGACGACTGGCTTGCCATGGGCGGCGGGGCGCGGGCCCTGGAACTGTGCCTGTGGCTGCTCGTCGGCGGCGGCGTCTACGCCGCGATCCTGCTCCTCGGCGGCATCCGGCCGCGGCACCTGCTCCAGGTCTGA
- a CDS encoding UPF0175 family protein, whose product MYSTNVRDLKKDPRRALRQAQDAPVLIMEENEPNALILHLDSATMDAQRSLRPALAAALFKDGALSTGAAAELSGLGHAAFLHHLDCLGIAVVDADETSDADASDLESWTLSSSRS is encoded by the coding sequence ATGTATTCGACCAACGTCCGCGACCTCAAGAAAGATCCCCGCCGGGCATTGCGCCAGGCGCAGGATGCGCCGGTGTTGATCATGGAAGAGAACGAGCCGAACGCGCTCATCCTGCATCTGGATTCCGCGACCATGGATGCGCAGCGCTCGCTACGCCCCGCCCTGGCCGCGGCGCTGTTCAAGGATGGGGCCTTGTCGACGGGCGCGGCCGCCGAGCTGAGCGGGCTTGGGCATGCGGCGTTTCTTCACCACCTGGATTGTCTGGGGATTGCGGTCGTGGATGCCGACGAGACGAGCGATGCGGACGCGAGCGATCTTGAATCGTGGACCTTATCGTCATCGCGGAGTTAA
- a CDS encoding PD-(D/E)XK nuclease family protein: MNPLEWLLSQVASINLKYQKIEEAAKTSFNIFAVLRADADEVRLHSNFIAELLDPRGSHKLGDLFQILFFETLDGPQQSHQAFPVVQREVSGTHGRIDILMRGKCSGLVIENKIYAPDPPKQLQRYYEFLKSRYPQGKRRLLYLTLFGTPPSNESRGNVPRTEIEPISYSRDILNWLERCAQASYQIPHLRESLIQYISLVKKLTGQTISEDHKMEITNLLLEGDHLESALTLENALTEAKIEVQRLVWQDLLQELSLKGYVFNPVDNVFTKKDLASYCKNFYAPQKRAKNYGIEYKVADYDDYSVHLHLSVDHNLCYGFTAAKRNERGEYVRGPYAQEVTRLHPWLQDVIAWLTEWKGIPGNGWAFAWRHTDPRVNFRNFHEAYAAKLANPDERKKWVGEVTAELIRLIVQFRAEEAKIANERPNVDEPLLTEDPVSSTLGM; the protein is encoded by the coding sequence ATGAACCCCCTTGAATGGTTGCTTTCGCAAGTCGCCAGTATCAATCTGAAGTATCAGAAGATTGAGGAAGCGGCCAAGACGTCGTTTAATATCTTCGCTGTCTTACGCGCCGATGCCGACGAAGTTAGACTGCACTCGAACTTTATTGCTGAATTGTTGGACCCGAGAGGTTCGCACAAATTGGGAGATCTTTTTCAAATCCTTTTCTTTGAAACCCTCGACGGGCCACAGCAGTCACACCAAGCATTCCCTGTCGTTCAACGCGAAGTGTCTGGAACGCACGGCCGGATTGATATCCTGATGCGAGGGAAATGCAGTGGCCTGGTTATCGAGAACAAGATTTACGCACCGGACCCACCAAAGCAACTTCAGCGTTATTACGAGTTTCTCAAGTCCAGATACCCGCAGGGCAAACGACGACTTCTCTATTTAACCCTTTTCGGAACTCCACCATCGAATGAAAGCCGGGGAAACGTCCCCCGAACAGAGATTGAGCCTATTTCCTACTCCCGAGATATTCTGAATTGGTTGGAAAGATGCGCGCAAGCGTCTTACCAAATACCCCATTTGCGGGAGTCGCTCATTCAGTACATCTCCCTTGTCAAGAAACTTACCGGTCAAACGATATCCGAGGACCACAAGATGGAAATAACGAACCTGCTGCTCGAAGGCGATCACCTCGAGTCCGCGCTGACGCTGGAGAACGCGCTTACAGAAGCAAAGATCGAGGTACAAAGACTTGTGTGGCAGGACCTTCTCCAAGAGCTCTCCCTCAAAGGCTATGTTTTTAACCCTGTAGATAATGTTTTTACCAAGAAGGACCTGGCGAGTTATTGCAAGAATTTCTATGCCCCACAAAAAAGAGCGAAGAATTATGGGATCGAGTATAAGGTAGCCGATTACGATGATTATAGTGTTCACCTCCACCTCTCAGTTGATCACAACCTGTGCTACGGATTCACTGCGGCAAAAAGGAACGAAAGAGGCGAATACGTGCGAGGCCCATATGCGCAAGAGGTCACAAGATTGCATCCGTGGCTGCAGGATGTTATCGCGTGGCTCACCGAGTGGAAGGGGATACCTGGGAACGGCTGGGCATTTGCCTGGAGGCATACGGACCCGAGGGTCAACTTCAGGAATTTTCACGAAGCCTATGCCGCGAAGCTTGCAAATCCTGATGAGAGAAAGAAATGGGTGGGGGAGGTCACCGCGGAGCTTATTCGTTTAATCGTGCAATTCCGCGCCGAAGAGGCGAAGATCGCCAATGAGCGACCGAACGTTGACGAGCCTCTGCTCACGGAAGATCCGGTCAGCTCGACGCTCGGGATGTGA
- a CDS encoding Rpn family recombination-promoting nuclease/putative transposase, giving the protein MATHDPSYKLLFSHRKMVSDLLRGFVHEEWAERLDFNTLERVREVGISQNLRQRIDDVIWRLRIIEDGRARWLYVYILLEFQSTVDRIMAARLLTYIGLLYEDLHRSKEIGPDDPLPPVLPIVLYNGAEPWTAKTDLADLIDPSLPPQLRRWQPQLRYLLLEERRYPETDLARLPNVVAALFRLENAQAPENIQRVIACLVEWLAGAENASLRRAFVVWLKRVLLPARVPGVEIPNFSELEELHDMLAERVKTWTQEWKDQGRQEGETKVLRRQLTRRFGPLPSWAEERLGQASETELEEWVDRVLECRSLKEVFGGSD; this is encoded by the coding sequence ATGGCGACGCACGACCCTTCCTATAAGCTGTTGTTCTCCCATCGCAAGATGGTTTCCGACCTGCTCCGCGGCTTCGTGCACGAGGAGTGGGCGGAGCGACTGGATTTCAACACATTGGAGCGTGTGCGCGAGGTCGGCATCAGCCAGAACCTCCGCCAGCGCATCGACGATGTCATCTGGCGTCTGCGGATCATCGAGGACGGACGGGCGCGCTGGCTCTATGTCTACATCCTGTTGGAGTTTCAGTCCACCGTCGACCGCATCATGGCCGCTCGGCTCCTCACCTACATCGGCCTCCTCTACGAGGACCTGCACCGGTCGAAAGAGATCGGGCCGGATGACCCGCTCCCGCCGGTGCTCCCGATCGTGCTCTACAACGGCGCCGAGCCTTGGACCGCCAAGACCGACCTGGCGGACCTGATCGACCCGAGCCTGCCGCCGCAACTGCGCCGCTGGCAGCCCCAACTGCGCTATCTTCTCCTGGAAGAACGCCGCTACCCCGAGACCGACCTCGCGCGTCTTCCCAACGTCGTCGCCGCCTTGTTCCGCCTGGAGAATGCCCAGGCGCCGGAGAACATCCAGCGGGTCATCGCATGCCTGGTCGAATGGCTGGCCGGGGCGGAGAATGCGAGCCTGCGCCGTGCCTTCGTCGTCTGGCTCAAGCGCGTGCTGCTTCCGGCGCGCGTACCCGGCGTCGAGATACCCAATTTCAGCGAGCTAGAGGAGCTTCACGACATGCTGGCCGAACGCGTCAAGACTTGGACCCAGGAGTGGAAGGATCAGGGCAGGCAGGAGGGCGAGACTAAGGTGCTGCGTCGCCAACTCACTCGCCGCTTTGGCCCCCTCCCGTCATGGGCTGAGGAGCGCCTGGGTCAAGCCAGCGAGACCGAGCTTGAGGAGTGGGTTGATCGCGTGCTGGAGTGCCGGAGCCTGAAGGAGGTCTTTGGCGGATCGGATTGA
- a CDS encoding Rpn family recombination-promoting nuclease/putative transposase, protein MDEIANPHDTYSREIFGRSEIAKDFLRVHLPEEVLAEVDLDSLEISKDTYVSPDLRAIYSDLVYRVRWREQPLAVYVLFEHKSRPEHWTQLQRHRSQG, encoded by the coding sequence ATGGACGAAATCGCCAACCCGCACGACACCTACTCCCGCGAGATCTTCGGCCGCTCCGAGATCGCGAAAGACTTCCTGCGCGTCCACCTGCCGGAAGAGGTGCTCGCCGAGGTCGATCTGGACAGCCTGGAGATCAGTAAAGATACCTACGTGTCGCCCGACCTGCGCGCGATCTACTCCGATCTGGTTTATCGTGTGCGCTGGCGGGAGCAGCCGCTTGCGGTCTACGTTCTGTTTGAGCACAAGAGCCGGCCCGAACACTGGACCCAACTCCAGCGACACCGAAGTCAAGGGTAA
- a CDS encoding Rpn family recombination-promoting nuclease/putative transposase, which produces MGTHDPSYKLLFSHRKMVSDLLRGFVHEEWAERLDFNTLERVREVGISQNLRQRIDDVIWRLRIIEDGRARWLYVYILLEFQSTVDRIMAARLLTYIGLLYEDLHRSKEIGPDDPLPPVLPIVLYNGAEPWTAKTDLADLIDPSLPPQLRRWQPQLRYLLLEERRYPEADLARLPNVAAALFRLENAQAPENIQRVIACLVEWLAGAENASLRRAFVVWLKRVLLPARVPGVEIPNFSELEELHDMLAERVKTWTQEWKEQGRQEGEAKLLRRQLTRRFGPLPSWAEERLGQAGESELEEWGDRVLECRSLKEVFGGSA; this is translated from the coding sequence ATGGGGACGCACGACCCGTCCTATAAGCTGCTGTTCTCCCATCGCAAGATGGTTTCTGACCTGCTCCGCGGCTTCGTGCACGAGGAGTGGGCGGAGCGGCTGGATTTCAACACTTTGGAGCGCGTGCGCGAAGTCGGCATCAGCCAGAACCTCCGCCAGCGCATCGACGATGTCATCTGGCGTCTGCGGATCATCGAGGATGGACGGGCGCGCTGGCTCTACGTTTACATCCTGTTGGAGTTTCAGTCCACCGTCGACCGCATCATGGCCGCTCGGCTCCTGACCTACATCGGCCTCCTCTACGAGGACCTGCACCGGTCGAAAGAGATCGGGCCGGATGATCCGCTCCCGCCGGTGCTCCCGATCGTGCTCTACAACGGCGCCGAGCCCTGGACCGCCAAGACCGACCTGGCGGACCTGATCGACCCGAGCCTGCCGCCGCAACTGCGCCGCTGGCAGCCGCAACTGCGCTATCTTCTCCTGGAAGAACGCCGCTACCCCGAGGCCGACCTCGCGCGTCTGCCCAACGTCGCCGCCGCCTTGTTCCGCCTGGAGAATGCCCAGGCACCGGAGAACATCCAGCGGGTCATCGCCTGCCTGGTCGAGTGGCTGGCCGGGGCGGAGAATGCGAGCCTGCGCCGTGCCTTCGTCGTCTGGCTCAAGCGCGTACTGCTTCCGGCGCGCGTGCCCGGCGTCGAGATACCCAATTTCAGCGAGCTAGAGGAGCTTCACGACATGCTGGCCGAACGCGTCAAGACTTGGACCCAGGAGTGGAAGGAGCAGGGCAGGCAGGAGGGTGAGGCTAAGTTGCTGCGCCGGCAACTCACTCGCCGCTTCGGCCCGCTGCCGTCATGGGCTGAGGAGCGCCTAGGTCAAGCCGGCGAGAGCGAGCTTGAGGAGTGGGGTGATCGCGTGTTGGAGTGCCGGAGCCTGAAGGAGGTCTTTGGGGGATCGGCTTGA
- a CDS encoding EAL domain-containing protein: MRLWAKLALVLAPLVAGPVLALGWLSYQALGEDLEEAVARSLDSTLEAATAGLGTLVESARTNSALFAAAGPVERYARSTDEQERTALLQAPLLRLFYQYRDAYPEYQELRFLRPDGTREIRVAAPGLPDRQPSGAADPGFAAVSADPEPVSLSLHPGANPDDDTALLVYRRVTLPDNFLTRRDDSLRVRGYLALRVSFEPLWARLRNLPSGFPGVLILATPEGEVLFDSSGAWTGRRLPPALCAQPARPGPAEDPEAELQTWTPGPWLFKVRRSEPGFLALAALPAQTLAGPLNRLGLTTLALTGLAVALLCAVLIAWLWRLVLRPLAILRDAAERIGTGALRTAIPIAPTDEIGALAAAVRAMGEHLADHQEEIERLAFHDPLTGLPNRRLIRELLAARITTAAGDGRGLAVLFIDLDNFKQINDALGHGLGDTLLQSLARRLTGVAAPPAAEIHIGRFGGDEFLLVADHLSALEQAADLAQGILAATAEPFDLGGAQYVVTASIGITLYPQDADDADDLIRCADLAMYGAKARGRNALQFFSADLDSRVAARLQMENQLRLALPHGELSLHYQPIVELASGRLVSFEALLRWHSETLGWVGPAQFIPLAEETGLIGEIGRWVLAEVCRQVAAWRHAGYATVPVAVNVSAVQLQHECLVEPVRALLAEHRLSAADLQIEITESVLMERTLHQTGRLQALRALGLAIHIDDFGTGYSSLAYLQRLSVDCIKIDQGFVARLCRRDGDATLVTAMISLAHALHLRVIAEGIETQDQLEALRALGCDLGQGYLFARPAAAAEAARLLAGATPQVLMAAG, encoded by the coding sequence GTGCGCCTGTGGGCCAAACTCGCCCTGGTCCTGGCGCCGTTGGTGGCCGGGCCGGTCCTGGCGCTGGGCTGGCTGTCCTATCAGGCCTTGGGCGAGGACCTGGAAGAGGCGGTGGCCAGGAGTCTGGATTCGACCCTGGAGGCGGCAACGGCCGGACTGGGCACCCTGGTCGAGTCGGCGCGCACCAACAGCGCGCTGTTCGCCGCGGCCGGCCCGGTGGAGCGTTATGCCCGCAGCACCGACGAGCAGGAGCGCACCGCCCTGTTGCAGGCGCCCCTGCTGCGGCTCTTTTACCAATACCGCGACGCCTATCCGGAGTACCAGGAGCTGCGCTTTCTGCGTCCGGACGGGACCCGGGAGATCCGGGTGGCGGCCCCCGGCCTGCCGGATCGGCAGCCATCCGGGGCCGCGGACCCCGGGTTCGCGGCGGTCAGCGCCGACCCCGAGCCGGTCAGTCTGAGCCTGCACCCCGGCGCGAACCCCGACGACGACACCGCACTGCTCGTCTATCGCCGCGTCACCTTGCCGGACAACTTCCTGACCCGTCGGGACGACAGCCTGCGCGTCCGTGGGTATCTCGCGCTGCGCGTCTCGTTCGAGCCGCTCTGGGCGCGGCTGCGCAACCTGCCGTCCGGGTTCCCCGGGGTCCTGATCCTGGCAACACCCGAGGGTGAGGTCCTGTTCGACTCCAGCGGTGCCTGGACCGGGCGGCGCCTGCCGCCCGCGTTGTGCGCCCAGCCGGCCCGGCCCGGACCCGCAGAAGACCCCGAGGCCGAGCTCCAGACCTGGACCCCGGGTCCCTGGCTGTTCAAGGTTCGCCGCAGCGAGCCCGGGTTCCTGGCCCTGGCGGCCCTCCCGGCGCAGACCCTCGCCGGCCCCCTGAACCGACTGGGGCTCACCACCCTGGCCCTGACCGGGCTCGCCGTTGCGCTGCTCTGCGCGGTGCTGATCGCCTGGCTGTGGCGCCTGGTCCTGCGCCCACTGGCGATCCTGCGCGACGCGGCGGAGCGCATCGGCACCGGGGCACTGCGCACCGCCATCCCGATCGCCCCCACCGACGAGATCGGCGCCCTGGCGGCGGCAGTGCGGGCCATGGGTGAGCACCTGGCCGACCATCAGGAGGAGATCGAGCGCCTCGCCTTCCATGACCCACTCACCGGGCTGCCCAACCGCCGCCTGATCCGCGAGTTGCTCGCCGCCCGCATCACGACCGCCGCGGGGGATGGTCGCGGCCTGGCGGTGCTCTTTATCGACCTGGACAACTTCAAGCAGATCAATGATGCACTCGGTCACGGGTTGGGCGACACCCTGTTGCAGAGCCTGGCACGGCGCCTCACGGGCGTCGCGGCACCCCCCGCGGCAGAGATCCATATCGGGCGCTTCGGCGGGGACGAGTTCCTCCTTGTCGCCGATCACCTGAGCGCCCTGGAACAGGCCGCCGACCTGGCCCAAGGCATCCTGGCGGCAACCGCCGAGCCCTTCGACCTGGGGGGCGCCCAGTATGTCGTCACCGCCAGCATCGGCATCACCCTCTACCCTCAGGACGCCGACGATGCCGACGACCTGATCCGCTGCGCGGACTTGGCCATGTACGGGGCCAAGGCGCGGGGCCGCAATGCGCTGCAATTCTTCTCCGCCGACCTCGACAGCCGGGTGGCGGCGCGCCTGCAGATGGAAAATCAGTTGCGTCTGGCACTGCCGCACGGCGAATTGAGCCTGCACTATCAGCCCATCGTCGAGCTGGCGAGCGGACGCCTGGTCAGTTTCGAGGCCCTGCTGCGCTGGCACAGCGAGACCCTGGGCTGGGTGGGGCCCGCGCAGTTCATCCCGCTCGCGGAGGAGACCGGGCTGATCGGCGAGATCGGGCGCTGGGTCCTCGCCGAGGTCTGCCGTCAGGTCGCCGCCTGGCGCCACGCCGGGTACGCGACGGTACCGGTCGCGGTCAATGTCTCGGCGGTCCAGCTCCAACACGAATGCCTGGTGGAGCCCGTGCGCGCCCTGCTGGCCGAGCACCGGTTGTCGGCCGCGGACCTCCAGATCGAGATCACCGAATCGGTCCTGATGGAGCGGACCCTGCACCAGACCGGCCGGCTCCAGGCACTGCGCGCCCTGGGGCTCGCCATCCACATCGACGACTTCGGCACCGGCTACTCGTCGCTCGCCTACCTGCAGCGCCTGTCCGTGGACTGCATCAAGATCGACCAGGGATTCGTCGCCCGGCTGTGCCGGCGCGACGGCGACGCGACGCTCGTGACCGCCATGATCAGCCTGGCCCACGCCCTGCACCTGCGGGTCATCGCCGAGGGGATCGAGACGCAGGATCAGTTGGAGGCCCTGCGCGCCCTGGGCTGCGACCTGGGTCAGGGCTATCTGTTCGCCCGCCCCGCCGCGGCCGCCGAGGCGGCGCGTCTGTTGGCGGGGGCGACCCCGCAGGTGTTGATGGCGGCGGGTTGA
- a CDS encoding polyamine ABC transporter substrate-binding protein encodes MTRTTLSFLVLLFALASGLAPALVDPPAAAGPELVILTWQDYLSPAVIQAFETESGARVRQVYFETDDARDQALSETEGAGYDLLLVDGTALTVYRKRGWISPLAPAAVPNRRFLDPRWAAAYPESQDAAVPYLWGTMGIAYRRDLVGRDLDSWMDLLRPAPPLRGRLLMVADHFDLFAVALKALGFSMNTIDGAQIQAAADLLRAQRPAVRRYGALAIDARSELLTGQVAAAVTYNGDAAALRRRNDQVVYVIPREGGALWLDYLAIAAQGVHPALAAAFLDFINRPEVAARNAADLSYATANLAAERLLPAKITQDPLIYPDAATLARCESYTRLPAAAIGARQQAYAALVHGD; translated from the coding sequence ATGACCAGGACCACCCTGTCCTTTCTCGTTCTGCTCTTCGCCTTGGCGAGCGGCCTTGCCCCGGCCCTGGTTGACCCGCCGGCCGCGGCCGGTCCGGAACTCGTCATTCTGACCTGGCAGGATTATCTCTCCCCGGCGGTGATCCAGGCCTTCGAGACCGAGTCCGGCGCCCGGGTCCGCCAGGTCTATTTCGAGACGGACGATGCCCGCGACCAGGCGCTGAGCGAAACGGAGGGGGCCGGCTACGACCTCCTGCTGGTGGACGGCACGGCCCTGACGGTCTATCGCAAGCGCGGCTGGATCAGTCCCCTGGCCCCGGCCGCCGTGCCCAACCGGCGCTTCCTCGATCCCCGCTGGGCCGCCGCCTATCCCGAGAGTCAGGACGCCGCGGTGCCCTATCTCTGGGGCACCATGGGCATCGCCTACCGGCGTGACCTGGTGGGGCGCGACCTGGACTCCTGGATGGACCTGCTGCGCCCGGCCCCGCCCCTGCGCGGCCGGCTCCTGATGGTCGCCGACCACTTCGACCTCTTTGCCGTTGCACTCAAGGCACTGGGGTTTTCCATGAACACCATCGACGGCGCCCAGATCCAGGCCGCGGCCGACCTGCTGCGGGCCCAGCGGCCGGCGGTCCGGCGTTATGGCGCACTGGCGATCGACGCCCGCTCCGAACTGCTGACCGGACAGGTCGCCGCCGCGGTTACCTACAACGGCGACGCCGCCGCGCTGCGCCGCCGCAACGACCAGGTCGTCTATGTGATCCCGCGCGAGGGCGGGGCCCTGTGGCTCGACTACCTCGCTATAGCGGCCCAGGGCGTGCACCCGGCGCTGGCCGCCGCCTTTCTCGACTTCATCAACCGCCCCGAGGTCGCCGCCCGCAACGCCGCGGACCTCTCCTATGCGACCGCCAACCTGGCCGCCGAGCGCCTGCTGCCGGCGAAGATCACCCAGGACCCGCTGATCTATCCGGACGCGGCTACGCTGGCCCGCTGCGAGTCCTATACCCGGCTGCCGGCAGCCGCCATCGGTGCCAGGCAGCAGGCCTACGCAGCCCTGGTGCACGGGGACTAG